The Flavobacterium piscisymbiosum genome includes a region encoding these proteins:
- a CDS encoding DUF3347 domain-containing protein, whose amino-acid sequence MRKLFVIAFICFSTLAQAQLTSKEEVAPELVEKREAQKKEITNNYLILKNNLIISDSVAVAKNAAALQNSLKNFRFKHLNLEQMNEATKKRKEVIDLAAEVGATKNINKQRKIFESLSVKFWELAPKFKAADTALYLQVCPMTSAVWASDSKEIKNPYYPKNMLTCGQVKASL is encoded by the coding sequence ATGAGAAAATTATTCGTTATAGCATTCATTTGCTTCAGCACTTTGGCGCAAGCCCAATTAACATCAAAAGAAGAAGTTGCACCGGAATTAGTAGAAAAACGTGAGGCACAAAAAAAGGAAATTACAAACAATTACCTGATTTTAAAAAATAACCTTATAATTTCAGATAGTGTGGCTGTGGCCAAAAATGCAGCTGCTTTGCAAAATTCGTTAAAGAACTTCAGGTTTAAACATTTAAACCTGGAACAAATGAATGAGGCTACCAAAAAAAGAAAGGAAGTTATAGATCTTGCAGCTGAGGTTGGCGCAACTAAAAACATCAATAAACAACGTAAAATATTTGAATCATTGTCGGTTAAATTTTGGGAGCTGGCACCTAAATTCAAAGCTGCTGATACGGCATTGTACCTACAGGTTTGCCCAATGACGAGTGCGGTATGGGCAAGTGACAGTAAGGAAATCAAAAATCCGTATTATCCAAAAAACATGTTGACTTGCGGCCAGGTAAAAGCAAGTTTATAA
- a CDS encoding SusC/RagA family TonB-linked outer membrane protein, with amino-acid sequence MKKKLNRYAWLCILLISIGVKAQETKPLIQSKLEGIVVDAVTKEPVIGASINIKGTTHGAVTDFDGKFYFQTGQKFPYTLVVSYMGYKRTEVVVTSNPVTVSITQEQNALSEVVVTALGITKEKKSLGYTTQSVKGKDLETTKETNFLNGLSGKLAGVRITNSQGDMGSSRIVIRGETSIAGNNQPLFVVDGIPVDNSQLGSVGGATRDFKNAIADLNPQDIESINVLKGPNAAALYGSRAAHGVVLITTKSGKGQQGLGVTVNSGITVTEASLLPTYQNTFGQGSNGKFSYVDGKGGGINDQTDESWGPKMDGRLIPQFNSNGVAVPFVAHPNNVKDYFNTGLTYDNSISVAKSDEKSDFRLGVNNQKQLGTVPNSEVTKTNFSVNANYKLSDRVKVGVTGNYIVTDAPTLPGGPAGNRAAGVMLQFTWFGRQVDMNALRNNRDNNWNNSYYSNPYWTAYYNTTSQQRNRLIGDIHLDVKLTDDLNFRFRTSVDNYNDRRKYTIKYGTNGTPFGSYAEDAYTVNEQNTEGIFTYTKKINDDFTVDALAGFNIRNHSDANNYQKAPRLAVPDLYTLTNSRDPLTSSNTLSRLRVYSAYASAQFGYKNYAYLNVTARNDWSSTLPSSNRSYFYPSFNGSLILSELLNLKGNTLDFLKLRGGWSEVGNDADPYQLNTVYDFQTAFDGNPIQTSSKRKLNENLKPETTRSTEVGLEATFFKNRLHFDVAYYNTNSFDQILEIKTTAGSGYTSQLINAGKINNRGIEIQLDGTPVQTENFKWNIAGNYSKNTSKVDILDYDKQIQNYTIGSSGGVDVLASVGQAYGALYGVAYQRDANGNIVVGSNGLPQAATDKKVLGHYTPDYIAGITNTLTYKNLELSFLVDASVGGELFSGTNRIGNYTGVLAQTLPGRDAANGGLNYYVTTGSDGKDVKNLVSGGNAPAGLPIYDDGMIFKGVYANGTPNTTVLSAQEYYKASYNISEAYIYSSTFVKMREIKLTYNVNKSLVRKLGLQSASITAAGRNLFFIYKEVPNIDPETAYNTGNAQGLEQYSLPSTRNFSLNVNLKF; translated from the coding sequence ATGAAAAAAAAATTAAATAGATATGCATGGTTATGCATTTTGTTGATTTCCATAGGGGTTAAAGCTCAAGAAACTAAGCCATTAATTCAATCTAAACTTGAAGGAATAGTAGTAGATGCGGTTACAAAAGAACCCGTAATTGGTGCTTCGATAAATATAAAAGGTACTACACACGGAGCTGTAACAGATTTTGATGGAAAGTTTTATTTCCAGACAGGACAAAAATTTCCTTATACACTTGTAGTAAGTTATATGGGGTATAAAAGAACAGAAGTTGTAGTTACTTCAAATCCTGTTACGGTTAGTATTACTCAGGAACAGAATGCATTGTCAGAAGTAGTAGTGACTGCACTTGGTATTACTAAGGAAAAAAAATCTTTAGGATATACTACCCAGTCTGTTAAAGGCAAGGATCTGGAAACTACAAAGGAAACCAATTTTCTAAACGGTCTTAGTGGTAAATTAGCAGGAGTTCGTATCACCAATTCACAAGGAGATATGGGGTCTTCACGTATCGTTATTCGTGGTGAAACATCTATTGCCGGAAATAACCAGCCGCTATTTGTGGTAGACGGAATTCCGGTAGATAACTCGCAGTTAGGAAGTGTTGGTGGGGCTACACGTGATTTCAAAAATGCGATTGCCGATTTGAATCCACAGGATATTGAATCAATAAATGTATTAAAAGGACCTAATGCTGCCGCGCTTTACGGATCACGTGCTGCACATGGAGTTGTTCTTATTACTACAAAATCAGGAAAAGGTCAGCAAGGTTTAGGTGTAACCGTGAATTCTGGTATAACAGTTACTGAAGCTTCGCTGTTACCTACTTATCAAAATACATTTGGACAAGGTTCAAACGGAAAATTCAGCTATGTTGATGGTAAAGGTGGCGGTATTAATGATCAAACGGATGAAAGCTGGGGCCCTAAAATGGACGGACGTCTTATTCCTCAATTTAATTCAAATGGTGTAGCAGTGCCTTTTGTGGCTCATCCAAATAATGTAAAAGACTATTTTAATACTGGTCTTACTTATGATAATAGTATTTCTGTAGCAAAATCAGATGAAAAATCAGATTTCCGTTTGGGAGTAAACAATCAAAAACAATTAGGGACAGTTCCTAATAGTGAAGTGACCAAGACAAACTTTAGTGTAAATGCCAATTACAAATTATCAGACAGGGTTAAGGTAGGTGTAACAGGGAATTATATTGTTACAGATGCTCCAACATTACCTGGAGGACCAGCAGGTAATCGTGCTGCGGGCGTGATGCTTCAGTTTACGTGGTTTGGACGCCAGGTCGATATGAATGCGCTTAGAAATAACAGAGATAACAACTGGAACAACAGTTATTACAGCAATCCGTATTGGACTGCTTATTATAATACTACAAGTCAGCAGCGTAACCGTTTAATAGGAGATATCCATTTGGATGTAAAACTTACAGATGACCTTAATTTTAGATTCCGTACTTCAGTTGACAATTATAACGACCGCAGAAAATACACGATAAAATATGGTACAAACGGAACTCCTTTTGGATCGTATGCTGAAGATGCTTATACGGTAAACGAACAAAATACAGAGGGTATTTTTACGTATACTAAAAAAATAAACGATGATTTTACTGTAGATGCTCTTGCCGGATTCAATATTCGTAACCATAGCGACGCAAACAATTATCAAAAAGCACCGCGTTTGGCTGTGCCTGATTTATATACATTGACGAATTCAAGAGATCCGTTAACTTCATCAAATACATTATCAAGATTAAGAGTATATAGTGCTTATGCTTCAGCGCAATTTGGTTATAAAAATTATGCTTATTTAAACGTTACCGCTCGTAATGACTGGTCATCGACATTGCCAAGCAGCAACCGCTCTTATTTTTACCCTTCCTTTAATGGTAGTTTGATTTTATCCGAACTACTTAATCTAAAAGGTAACACACTTGATTTTTTAAAGCTTCGTGGTGGATGGTCTGAAGTGGGTAATGATGCAGATCCTTATCAATTGAATACAGTTTACGATTTTCAAACTGCATTCGACGGAAATCCAATTCAAACTTCTTCTAAGAGAAAACTTAATGAGAATTTGAAACCGGAAACAACTCGTTCTACCGAAGTTGGTTTAGAAGCTACTTTCTTTAAAAACAGACTTCATTTTGATGTTGCTTATTATAATACGAATAGTTTCGACCAGATTCTGGAAATCAAAACAACTGCGGGAAGTGGTTATACATCGCAATTGATCAACGCAGGTAAAATAAACAATCGAGGTATCGAAATTCAATTGGATGGAACTCCTGTTCAAACTGAAAATTTCAAGTGGAATATTGCAGGAAATTATTCAAAGAATACAAGTAAAGTAGATATTCTTGATTATGATAAACAGATTCAAAATTATACAATTGGTTCTTCTGGTGGTGTTGATGTTTTGGCATCTGTAGGACAAGCGTACGGAGCTCTTTATGGAGTAGCTTATCAGCGCGATGCCAATGGAAATATCGTAGTAGGTTCTAATGGATTGCCACAAGCTGCAACGGATAAAAAGGTATTAGGACATTATACTCCGGATTATATAGCAGGTATTACAAATACATTAACCTATAAAAATCTTGAACTTTCGTTTCTTGTTGATGCCAGTGTAGGTGGAGAACTTTTTTCAGGAACGAACAGAATAGGTAATTATACTGGTGTACTGGCTCAGACTCTTCCAGGTCGTGATGCAGCAAATGGCGGATTAAATTACTACGTAACGACCGGCAGTGACGGAAAAGATGTGAAAAATTTGGTATCAGGAGGAAATGCTCCGGCCGGATTACCAATATATGATGATGGAATGATTTTTAAAGGAGTATATGCAAACGGAACTCCAAATACTACTGTGCTTAGTGCGCAGGAATATTACAAAGCGTCATACAATATTAGTGAAGCTTATATCTACAGTTCTACTTTTGTAAAAATGAGAGAAATTAAGTTGACTTATAATGTAAACAAAAGCTTAGTAAGAAAACTGGGATTACAATCAGCAAGTATTACTGCAGCAGGTCGTAACTTGTTTTTTATCTATAAAGAGGTACCAAATATTGATCCTGAAACGGCTTACAATACCGGAAATGCACAAGGATTGGAACAGTATTCTTTACCATCTACGAGAAATTTCAGCCTTAATGTTAATCTTAAATTTTAA
- a CDS encoding SusD/RagB family nutrient-binding outer membrane lipoprotein has product MLKKIAYITLFALTFSSCSDTLDDINKNPNATETPLAPYLLTGSLKQGADLYWGSTNNFDSSLLFVQHWAKIQYTEPDVFNLSNSSFVTLWNTGYSTLITDLNTIINFPDAQANSNYKGIALALRSWTFLLLTDAYGSVPYKEVGLKVNPAYNTQKEIYTGLLEDLKQAQSLLGTANGAVTGDLSYKGDITKWKKLVNSLRLRIALRISDREPALAKQTAIEATTDAGGLISSTNDIFKFTYISSPQQNPASAWFETRDDYRISKTMVDKLYELSDPRLPIYAQLPTDATVGKYVGGGNGLSAAAANAQGLAKTSRPGTYFLTSQSPAVFASYSETLFNVAEAVARGYIAGDAEALYKSAITASFNQFGITDAAVISTYLNQVTVKYDATNYAKSIGTQKWITFYGQGLDAFAEWRRLDYPVLVAGPNSLLEGKIPSRFFYPGTEQSLNGASYKAAVDAQGKDLLTTKLWFDVK; this is encoded by the coding sequence ATGCTAAAAAAAATAGCCTATATAACGCTTTTTGCATTGACATTTAGTTCTTGCAGCGATACATTGGATGATATAAATAAAAATCCAAATGCTACCGAAACTCCATTGGCGCCTTACCTGTTGACAGGATCACTAAAGCAGGGTGCGGATTTATATTGGGGTTCAACAAATAACTTTGACTCCTCATTATTATTTGTTCAGCATTGGGCAAAAATCCAATATACAGAACCGGACGTGTTTAATTTATCAAACAGTTCTTTTGTAACTTTATGGAATACGGGGTACTCGACTTTAATTACGGATTTAAATACGATTATTAATTTTCCGGATGCTCAGGCAAATTCTAATTATAAAGGAATTGCACTTGCTTTGCGTTCATGGACTTTTTTATTGTTGACCGATGCTTACGGAAGTGTTCCTTATAAAGAAGTAGGCCTAAAAGTAAATCCGGCGTATAATACTCAAAAAGAAATATATACAGGATTATTAGAAGATTTGAAACAAGCTCAGTCTTTGTTAGGTACAGCAAACGGAGCTGTAACTGGTGATTTGTCTTATAAAGGAGACATTACAAAATGGAAAAAACTGGTAAATTCTCTTCGTTTGCGTATAGCGTTGAGAATTTCAGACAGGGAGCCTGCATTGGCTAAACAAACTGCTATTGAGGCAACAACAGATGCCGGAGGATTAATTAGCAGTACCAATGATATTTTTAAGTTTACTTATATCAGTTCACCACAGCAAAATCCGGCTTCGGCCTGGTTCGAAACACGTGATGATTACCGTATTTCGAAAACAATGGTAGATAAGTTATATGAGTTATCAGATCCGCGTTTGCCCATTTATGCTCAATTACCAACAGATGCAACCGTAGGAAAATATGTTGGAGGCGGTAACGGGTTATCAGCTGCTGCAGCCAATGCGCAGGGACTTGCTAAAACATCAAGGCCAGGTACTTACTTCCTGACTTCTCAATCGCCGGCTGTATTTGCTTCTTATTCAGAAACATTGTTTAATGTTGCAGAAGCAGTTGCACGTGGTTACATTGCCGGAGATGCAGAAGCGTTATATAAAAGTGCTATTACAGCATCATTCAACCAATTTGGTATTACAGATGCGGCGGTTATTTCTACTTATCTTAATCAGGTAACTGTAAAATACGATGCGACCAACTATGCTAAATCGATAGGTACTCAAAAATGGATTACGTTTTACGGGCAAGGTCTTGATGCTTTTGCAGAGTGGAGAAGACTTGACTATCCAGTTTTGGTTGCTGGTCCAAATTCGCTTTTGGAAGGAAAAATTCCTTCGCGTTTCTTTTATCCTGGTACAGAGCAATCGCTGAATGGAGCTAGTTATAAAGCCGCAGTAGACGCGCAGGGAAAAGATTTACTGACGACGAAACTATGGTTTGATGTGAAATAA
- a CDS encoding response regulator transcription factor, whose translation MKQHILLAEDDFDYASILKQYLEFSGFTVTWAKDGKEALKIFSDIKPDICVLDVMMPHMDGFTLAENIIDTYPETPFIFLTAKSLKEDKIKGLRLGADDYVVKPFEVEELILRIQNILKRSQKPVAGIAQEALVFSIGTYVFDGENYTLSHEEITHRITEKDAHLIRFLYANKNRLVKREDILKEIWGNDDFFSGRSMDVFISRLRKYFSKDPNISIPSIRGLGFQFNSKDE comes from the coding sequence ATGAAACAGCACATTTTATTAGCAGAAGACGATTTTGATTATGCTTCTATATTAAAACAATATCTTGAATTTTCAGGTTTCACGGTAACGTGGGCAAAAGATGGCAAGGAAGCCTTAAAGATTTTTTCGGATATAAAACCTGATATCTGCGTTCTGGATGTCATGATGCCGCACATGGATGGTTTTACCCTGGCCGAAAATATTATTGATACGTATCCGGAAACGCCTTTTATTTTTCTCACTGCAAAAAGCCTGAAAGAAGACAAGATTAAAGGACTTAGACTTGGTGCCGATGATTATGTCGTAAAACCTTTTGAAGTGGAAGAACTCATTTTGCGAATTCAAAATATTCTGAAACGAAGTCAAAAACCTGTTGCCGGAATTGCTCAGGAAGCTTTGGTATTTTCTATTGGTACGTATGTTTTTGATGGTGAAAATTATACGCTTTCGCATGAAGAAATTACACATCGAATTACCGAAAAAGATGCGCACCTGATTCGGTTTTTATATGCCAATAAAAATAGGCTTGTCAAGCGGGAAGATATTTTGAAAGAAATCTGGGGCAATGATGACTTTTTTTCCGGCCGAAGCATGGATGTATTTATCAGCCGACTTCGCAAATATTTTAGCAAAGATCCGAATATCTCTATCCCAAGCATACGAGGTTTGGGGTTTCAATTTAACAGCAAAGACGAATAA
- a CDS encoding sensor histidine kinase, with translation MKRKIMLLIGACIFTVIALTSIQGYFIYNTYQLNEKEINTAIKKQIARLEDTEEWENLNNTWAARSKEYSKQYLKGDVTKQNFIQYLSSNKDSLSAAMNTYMKKMAEPEDYDIDYSIYLNSIIVINNKKTDTLFKGKALILANDTLKKNQILSSIGRWEIQDSDTELSMIVKSERYYGFDKLQQTIISKMAGLLLFSVVLMVFVVFLYYMSLKNLITQKRIADIKTDFVNNITHEFQTPLATMDIAIKTLQRKDKQMSPEHYTNTLSMIARQNERLQKLFRQVTEASVMPIANKDIIQVTDEEIKDMIDDFKLSKPNAVIEFSCQKEAFSIPMDRFHFNTILINLLDNAVKYGADKIETDLKITDKSIILSVKDNGKGISTQEQVSIFDKFYRVEKGNIHNSKGLGLGLFYIKQLVETYSGNIRVVSAEAKGSLFIITIPV, from the coding sequence ATGAAAAGAAAAATAATGCTCCTGATTGGTGCCTGTATCTTTACAGTAATAGCCCTGACCTCTATACAAGGCTATTTTATCTACAACACCTATCAGTTAAATGAAAAGGAAATAAATACTGCGATTAAAAAACAAATCGCACGTCTGGAAGATACCGAAGAATGGGAAAATCTAAACAATACCTGGGCAGCACGTTCAAAAGAATACTCAAAACAATATCTTAAAGGAGACGTAACAAAGCAAAATTTCATTCAATATCTTAGTTCTAATAAAGATTCGCTTTCTGCGGCCATGAATACTTATATGAAAAAAATGGCGGAACCAGAAGATTATGATATTGATTATTCTATTTATCTCAATTCGATAATAGTCATCAATAATAAAAAAACAGATACTTTATTTAAAGGCAAAGCACTCATATTAGCCAATGACACTTTAAAGAAAAACCAAATCCTCTCTTCTATAGGACGTTGGGAAATTCAAGATAGTGATACCGAACTTTCTATGATTGTAAAAAGCGAACGTTATTATGGTTTTGATAAATTGCAGCAAACCATTATATCTAAGATGGCCGGTTTATTGCTTTTTTCAGTGGTACTGATGGTTTTTGTAGTTTTCTTGTATTATATGTCACTAAAAAATCTGATTACACAAAAGCGAATTGCCGATATCAAGACAGATTTTGTTAATAATATCACGCACGAATTTCAAACGCCACTCGCTACGATGGATATTGCTATAAAAACATTACAGCGAAAGGACAAACAAATGAGTCCGGAACATTATACAAATACTCTCTCGATGATTGCCAGGCAAAATGAAAGGCTTCAAAAATTGTTTCGACAGGTAACGGAAGCTTCTGTGATGCCCATTGCGAATAAAGACATTATTCAGGTTACAGATGAAGAAATTAAGGACATGATTGATGATTTTAAACTTTCAAAACCAAATGCAGTTATTGAATTCAGCTGCCAAAAAGAAGCTTTTAGTATTCCGATGGATCGTTTTCATTTCAATACTATTCTGATCAATCTTTTAGATAATGCCGTGAAATATGGTGCTGACAAAATTGAAACTGATTTAAAAATAACAGACAAAAGTATTATTCTTTCTGTAAAAGACAACGGAAAAGGCATTTCGACTCAGGAACAGGTTTCTATTTTTGATAAATTCTACCGGGTCGAAAAAGGAAATATCCACAATAGCAAAGGTCTTGGTCTTGGTTTATTTTATATTAAACAGTTGGTCGAAACCTATAGCGGAAACATCAGGGTGGTAAGTGCAGAAGCCAAAGGATCTCTATTCATTATTACAATTCCAGTATGA
- a CDS encoding outer membrane beta-barrel family protein, protein MKKLIMLLLLGSFAGYSQEISLSGKVVDGSNQAVPFADALLLQTKDSLIYKTTQTNESGDFNFAAVAKGHYIIKIKTIGFEEYYKTIKLEKDTILGVLSLKEIANNLDNVTITSKRPIVKRQVDRLEFAVENSSLASNNAWEILGKTPGVITSSGGAISIRGSQSILVTINDKKVYLTGEELKQFLENTGGEEVKSIEVITNPPAKYEAQGSAVLNIKLKKSLVLGYKGSVNTAYIQSIYPKGIASINQFYKGKKLSLEGRYGFGSGVYVNEGVDVVDYLKENGSVDSRWESIMRRKSKSLAQHSYRLQASYEIDSLNTIAVGGTGFIAKQQKGNFTVPTLIYGDNGALDSLYVTRNNRTNPMTNNAYNMLYEHLFSEKEKVSVAADYTQYWRQERQDISSEFSLPDENPYRNGRFISDNVQDIQLFSAQADYSNEKNGTLEAGLKFGNVKAESSLDYKDEIDGNLVNNPNRTSLFLYDESILAGYGSYNKEFGKWSLKAGLRGEYTALKGNSVTTAEVNEQHYFKLFPTFYGLYKAAEGHEIGISYGKRITRPQYSRLNPFRSYYNSYSYFMGDPKLLPTISHNINLLYTLKNKYNFDLFYRLEKDPSMEISYQEYDTKMLVYHFTNIKKDFAFGLEFNTNLTLYDFWESGIQAGLSYVEDRFQGRDGNLYKNGKPTYNTSISNRFVLNKKKTLNAELNFQYNSSSVQGTFVYSQTSNLSASIRKKIWEGNGEVYAIISDIYRGEKEKVVTDYANQYNYFKSYGDSQSIRLGFRYNFGNQSLVNKKKEESQTEEQQRL, encoded by the coding sequence ATGAAAAAATTAATCATGTTACTGTTGTTGGGTTCTTTTGCGGGATATTCGCAGGAGATTTCCCTTTCTGGAAAGGTAGTTGACGGCTCTAATCAAGCCGTACCTTTTGCAGATGCGCTGCTTTTGCAAACAAAGGATTCTTTAATTTATAAAACAACACAGACAAACGAGTCCGGAGATTTTAATTTTGCCGCTGTAGCGAAAGGCCATTATATCATTAAAATAAAAACAATAGGTTTTGAAGAGTATTACAAGACGATAAAACTTGAAAAAGATACGATTTTGGGTGTGCTTTCTTTAAAAGAAATAGCAAACAATCTTGATAATGTAACCATTACTTCAAAAAGACCCATTGTAAAACGTCAGGTTGACAGGCTTGAGTTTGCAGTAGAAAATTCATCTCTAGCATCAAACAATGCCTGGGAAATTTTAGGTAAAACGCCAGGTGTCATCACCAGTTCAGGAGGAGCAATAAGTATTCGTGGCAGCCAGAGTATTTTGGTCACCATCAATGACAAGAAGGTATATCTTACCGGGGAAGAATTAAAACAGTTTTTAGAAAATACCGGTGGTGAAGAAGTAAAATCGATAGAAGTTATCACCAACCCGCCTGCAAAATACGAAGCGCAGGGGAGTGCAGTTTTAAACATTAAATTAAAAAAGAGTTTAGTATTAGGCTATAAAGGATCTGTAAACACAGCTTACATACAATCGATTTACCCAAAAGGAATTGCATCCATAAACCAGTTTTATAAAGGAAAAAAATTATCTCTGGAAGGAAGATATGGTTTTGGTTCTGGTGTATATGTCAATGAAGGAGTTGATGTTGTCGATTATTTAAAGGAAAATGGTTCGGTCGATTCCCGCTGGGAAAGTATCATGAGACGCAAGTCAAAGTCGCTTGCACAGCATTCTTATCGCCTTCAGGCTTCTTATGAAATTGATTCCCTCAATACAATTGCTGTTGGAGGAACCGGATTTATCGCAAAACAACAGAAAGGAAACTTTACAGTACCAACCCTTATTTATGGAGATAATGGAGCGCTTGATTCGCTTTATGTAACCCGAAACAACCGCACAAATCCTATGACAAATAATGCGTACAATATGTTATACGAACATTTGTTTAGCGAAAAAGAAAAGGTATCTGTAGCGGCAGATTATACCCAATATTGGCGTCAGGAGCGTCAGGATATTAGTTCTGAATTTTCGCTTCCTGATGAAAATCCGTATCGTAACGGGCGCTTTATAAGTGATAATGTACAGGATATTCAGCTTTTTTCAGCTCAGGCCGATTATTCGAATGAAAAGAACGGAACACTTGAAGCAGGATTAAAATTTGGTAACGTAAAAGCCGAAAGCAGTCTCGACTACAAAGACGAAATCGATGGCAATCTGGTAAATAATCCCAATAGAACCAGCCTTTTTCTTTATGATGAATCTATATTGGCAGGTTACGGAAGTTACAACAAAGAATTTGGGAAATGGAGTTTAAAGGCCGGATTACGAGGAGAATATACAGCCCTGAAAGGAAATTCAGTTACAACGGCTGAAGTTAACGAGCAGCATTATTTCAAGCTTTTTCCAACTTTTTATGGTCTTTATAAAGCAGCAGAAGGTCATGAAATTGGGATTTCTTACGGCAAGAGAATTACAAGACCGCAATACAGCAGGCTGAATCCGTTTCGTTCTTATTATAATTCGTATTCTTATTTTATGGGTGATCCCAAATTATTGCCTACCATTAGTCATAATATTAATTTACTTTATACCCTAAAAAATAAATACAATTTTGATCTTTTTTACCGTCTGGAGAAAGATCCTTCGATGGAAATTTCTTATCAGGAATACGACACTAAAATGCTGGTATATCATTTTACAAATATTAAAAAAGATTTTGCCTTTGGACTTGAGTTCAATACCAACCTTACTTTGTATGATTTCTGGGAATCCGGAATACAGGCAGGATTGAGCTATGTCGAAGATCGTTTTCAGGGAAGAGATGGCAACTTGTACAAAAACGGAAAACCTACTTATAATACCAGTATCAGCAACCGTTTTGTGCTCAACAAAAAGAAAACCCTAAATGCAGAATTAAATTTTCAATACAATTCTTCATCAGTACAAGGAACTTTTGTTTACAGTCAGACCTCAAACCTTTCTGCGTCGATTCGCAAGAAAATATGGGAAGGCAATGGGGAAGTATACGCGATCATTTCGGATATTTATCGTGGCGAAAAAGAAAAAGTCGTTACAGATTATGCTAACCAGTATAATTATTTTAAGTCTTATGGAGATAGCCAGAGTATTCGATTAGGATTTCGTTATAATTTTGGAAATCAGAGTCTGGTTAACAAAAAGAAAGAAGAATCTCAAACCGAAGAACAGCAACGGTTATAA
- a CDS encoding LLM class flavin-dependent oxidoreductase: MKKIGFLSFGHWADHPSYKARTASDTLLQSIDLAVAAEEIGLDGAYFRVHHFARQLASPFPLLSAIGAKTSKIEIGTGVIDMRYENPLYMVEDAGAADLISEGRLQLGISRGSPEQVIDGWRSFGYEPLPGETDADMGRKKALEFLDKLKGEGFAEPNPYPMFPNPPGLLRLEPHSEGLRDRIWWGAASNATAIWAAENGMHLQSSTLKYDENGKPFHIQQAEQIRLYKEAWKKAGHQREPRVSVSRSIFALVNDQDKYYFGDQGKGSDSFGNIETDKRAIFGKSYAAEPDKLIAELAQDEAIQEADTVLLTIPNTLGVEYNVHILSSILKYIAPELGWR, encoded by the coding sequence ATGAAGAAAATAGGATTTTTATCGTTTGGGCATTGGGCTGATCATCCTTCTTACAAAGCTCGTACCGCAAGCGATACACTGCTTCAGTCGATAGATTTGGCTGTTGCTGCTGAGGAAATTGGCTTGGATGGCGCTTATTTTAGAGTACATCATTTTGCACGACAGTTGGCATCACCTTTTCCTTTACTTTCGGCCATTGGCGCTAAGACGAGTAAAATAGAGATTGGTACCGGAGTGATCGATATGCGTTATGAAAACCCTCTCTATATGGTCGAAGATGCCGGTGCTGCAGACTTAATTTCAGAAGGACGTCTGCAACTAGGAATTAGTAGAGGATCACCGGAACAGGTTATTGACGGCTGGCGCTCTTTTGGTTATGAACCGTTGCCCGGCGAAACCGATGCCGATATGGGACGCAAAAAAGCTTTAGAATTTTTGGATAAACTTAAAGGAGAGGGATTTGCAGAACCAAACCCATATCCTATGTTTCCTAATCCGCCTGGTTTATTGCGACTTGAACCTCATTCTGAAGGATTGAGAGATAGAATCTGGTGGGGAGCAGCATCTAATGCAACTGCTATTTGGGCAGCTGAAAACGGAATGCACCTGCAAAGTTCTACCTTAAAGTACGATGAAAACGGAAAACCTTTCCATATTCAACAGGCAGAGCAAATCAGGTTGTATAAAGAAGCCTGGAAGAAAGCAGGACATCAGCGTGAGCCAAGAGTTTCTGTAAGCCGTTCTATTTTTGCACTGGTAAATGATCAGGACAAATATTATTTTGGAGATCAGGGCAAAGGTTCTGATAGTTTTGGTAATATAGAAACTGATAAACGCGCAATCTTTGGGAAAAGTTACGCAGCTGAACCAGATAAGCTTATCGCAGAACTGGCTCAGGATGAAGCTATTCAGGAAGCTGATACCGTTTTACTTACAATACCCAATACATTAGGCGTTGAGTATAATGTACACATATTATCTTCTATACTAAAATACATTGCTCCAGAGCTGGGTTGGCGTTAA
- a CDS encoding cold-shock protein has protein sequence MQEGTVKFFNEEKGFGFITPKNGGSEIFVHVSGLSENIRENDEVRYDIAEGKKGPNAVNVVVA, from the coding sequence ATGCAAGAAGGTACAGTAAAATTCTTCAATGAAGAAAAAGGGTTTGGATTTATTACTCCAAAGAACGGTGGAAGTGAAATTTTTGTTCACGTTTCAGGTTTGTCAGAAAATATTCGTGAGAACGATGAAGTACGTTACGATATAGCAGAAGGTAAAAAAGGACCGAACGCTGTAAACGTAGTTGTAGCTTAA